The bacterium genomic sequence ACGTAGATGTCAGAATACCCAGCGCCGAAGGAATTGGTTGTGCCCGTGATGACATAGCCTCCGTCGGTGGTCTGTCGGATGGAGCTGGCCTCGTCGTAGTCTGTTCCACCGTAGGATCTGGTCCATAGGGTGTCGCCTTGGGAATTGGTCCTGATGACGTAGAAGTCCCCGCCGCCTGCGTCGTATGAGCAGGTATAGCCGGCGATGACGTAGCCACCATCGACGGTCTGTTGGACTGAGTTGCCCCAGTCATCGACATACCCGCCATAGGTTCGCGTCCAGAGTGTATCGCCAGATGCACTAGTCTTGACGAGATAGACATCTTTAAACTCGCTCTTGGAATACTCGACATAGCCGGTGATTACGTAGCCACCGTCGCTAGTCTGCTGACCTGACAAGCCAGCGCAGTATCCTGGGCCGACGTACATTCTAGACCACAGCATGTTACCGTGAGCATTAGTCTTGATGAGATAGAAAGCGCCGCTGTCGGCACCGAAAGACCACGTGGCGCCCGCAATCATGTAGCCACCGTCGCTAGTCTGCTGTACCGAGTTGCCGTAGTCAGTGCCTGCCCCGCCATAGGTTCTCCACCAACTCGTCTGGGCGGAGGCAATTGAGGTAAGGCAGACAGCGGACAGGAGAATGATCAGGTCAGGAGCGTAGACCTTCTTTGTCACATCTCCGCCCTTAATGTCTGTGGTTCGTGGCGTTCCGCGGACTTCGGGAATTCCGCACGATCGATGAGTCGATTGTAAGTCGCGCGGGGGAGCGAGTCAAGAGGATGCGAACGAACGGTTGGTGATAGGCAGGCGAACGCCAAACGCGCGCGTTGCTCATCGACGGTGCCCCAAGTCCGGTGACGAAACGGCGATTCTTGACGCGCGGGCACCTGACCGCTCGCCGCCTACAGCCGACGGCAGAGTGCCGCCGGCGGGCGGGAACCGACTTCGGAGCCGATGAGACAAATCCGTATCATTCGCCGGGAGCTGGTCTTTGAGGTTATCTGCTTGCGGCTTGTGGCTTTAGGCCTGAAGCCGAGAAACTGACACCCCCACCTAGGGGATTGCCCCGCAGATAGTAGACAGGATTCAGTAGGCAGTAGACAGGGGGGTTACCTCCACAGCAATTCCCGGGTGAACCTCCACCGGAATTCGCCGGGTTGGTCTACCGGTTGCCCTCCAACTTGCTCTCAGGGTTAGTCTACGGGTTGCTCCACCGGTTCCTCTCCGGGTTGGTCGGAGCGTTGCGGCCCGACCAACCCTGCGGGTTCCTGTCCGGGTTGATCCCGAGGTAGCTCCGGCCGTTGCTCTCCGGATTGCTCCGAGGCTTATCTCCCGAGTTGTTCCTCCCGTTGCTGTCCGGATTGTCGAGTCAATGCGGTCGGACGCAGCCATTCGGAGGGCCTTGGCGCCCTCATGTCGGCTCTCCACCGGCGCAATGCGGTCCGTGGCCCGCTGTCGGTCGCCTCGGAGTTAGTTGACGTATTTCCAGGGTTCAACTAGGATATTAACGTGACGAAATGTCCGTGTACGCGGACTGCTGTCGGCCAGTTGGCGCTGCCGCCACACTGGGAGGTGATTCTTTCCGTTTTAGTTACAGCCATAGTCTCTTCCCTGGTCGGGAGGTAATCACATGAAACCCAATGTCTGTTTTCGCCGGCTCCTGGTGTTTGCCGCCGTGTTTATCGGCCGGGCCGTGGCGCAGCCTCAACTGCCCACGAATCTGCCGCCCGGCAATGGCTCGGCCGGCTCGTCGGCCGCGACTCGCCAATCGCCGATTCCCCAATACCCGCTGCACCCGTGCGGCCTGATTCGTGAGGATCCGCGCACGATTCCTTGGCTCATCCAGGACAAGCCCCATCCGGGCGGCGCCCGCACCTTCTCGGTTTCGGGCGACATCTCCAGCCAGATGCCGCCGGTCGGCGACCAGGGCCAACAGGGCTCCTGTACCGCTTGGGCGGTCGGATACTACCAGAAGACTCACTACGAGTGGCGCGAATACCATTGGAACGACTCCACGACCAGCCACGAGTTCAGCGCCGCGTTCGTCTATAACCAGATTGACGGCGGCGCGGACCAGGGGTCGAGCTTCTCCGATGCGTTCTCTCTGATTGCCGACCAGGGCTGTGCGAGCGTAGCCGATTGTCCCTACAACCAGAACGACTACACGTCGTGGCCGTCGGAATCGGCCTACGCCCACGCCATCCCAAACCGGGGCAGCACCGGTCACTGGTTCTGGATGAAGGACACGAACGGCATCAAGACGGCCAAGCAGCGCATCGACAGCGGGCTGACGACGGTCATCGGCATCTCGGTCTACCACAACTGGGACAGGATTGACAGCTTCGGCTACAAGTACTGCGTGGCCGACACTCCCGCGGGCAGCTACCGGGGCGGACATGCGATAACCATCGTCGGCTACAACGATACTCTGACCACGCACGACGGCCCGGGCGCCTTCCGGATAATCAACTCCTGGGGCACAGGCTGGGGCCAGTCCGGATACGCCTGGATGTCGTACAAGGCGGCCATCGACTCGGTGCTCTCCCAGCAGTCCGGCTGGTATCTCGACGACCTCGTTGGCTACACCCCGACCATGATCGGCCGGGTGAAAATCACCCACCCGGCCCGCGACAAGATCGGCATCCGCATGGGGGTGGGCCGTCCGTCGGCGCCGAAGTGGACGAAGGACTTCCGCGCGTGGCGGTACCCGCGAACCGACCAGTCCTTCCCGAACCACAACATCGTCTTCGACATGACCGAAGGCGAGCCGTACGTCACTGACGGCCAGACCGACACGGTCTTTGTGCGGGCGATAGACGACGTCTCCGACGGCAAGACCGGCACCATCAACTACTTCGCGGCCAAACACCTGGTCTGGAACGCTACCGCCGTGTCGCCCGACACGCCGGTCAGCATCCCTGACTACAACGTCGGCGTCTATGCCCGGGCCAAGATGGTCCGGCCGCATGACGTGGGCGTGACCGTGATTCTCGCCCCGACCGGCACGGTCGACTCCGGCTCGACCATCACCCCACAGGCAAGGGTGAAGAACTTCGGCATCGACACCACGACGTTCCCGGTTACCTTCCACATCGGCTCGGGCTACACCAACACCCAGACCGTCTCGAACCTCAAGAACGGCGACTCGGTTGTTGTCAGCTTCGCCAATTGGACCGCGGGCCAGCGCGGCACCTACGCTACGCGCTGCTCTACCGCCCTCACCGGCGACCAGAACCACGCCAACGACACGCTGGGCGGCTCGGTGACGGTACGGGTGACTGATGTCGGCGTCAGGACGATCATTGCCCCGACCGGCACCGTTGACTCCGGCACCGTCATTACACCGCAGGCCCGCGTCAGGAATCTCGGGACTCAGGCCGCGACCTTCCCGGTCACCTTCCGCATCGGCGGCAGCTACACCAACACCCAGACCGTTACCAACCTTGCATCCGGTGACTCGATTCTGGTCAGCTTCGCCAACTGGAGCGCGTCTCCCCGCGGCGTGCTGGCCACGCGCTGCTCCACCGCCCTTACCGGGGACCAGGTTCACTCCAACGACACGCTGGGTGGCACGGTCACGGTGCGGGTCACCGATGTCGGGGTCAAAGCGATTATTGCCCCGACCGGCACCGTTGATTCCGGCTCGAGCGTCACCCCGCAGGCCCGGGTCAAGAACTACGGCACGGTTGCAGCGACATTCCCGGTGACGTTCCGTATCGGCTTATCCTACAACAACACACAGACCGTCACGAGCCTCGCCGCCGGTGACTCCGTGGTCGTGTCGTTCAGTTCCTGGACCGCGGGCCAGCGCGGCACCTACGCCACACGCTGCTCGACCGGCCTTACCGGCGACCAGGTACACACTAACGACACACTGTCCGGTTCGGTGACCGTGCGAGTGACCAACGTTGGTGTGACCGCAATACTCGTACCTCCCGACACCGTCGACTCCGGAGCGACCATCACCCCACAGGCTCGGGTCAAGAACTACGGCACCGATGTCGTAACATTCCCGGTAACCTTCCGTATCGGTACGACCTACAACAACACCCAGACCGTCACCAACCTCGCATCCGGTGACTCGGCGCTCGTGTCCTTCTCCACCTGGACCCCGACACAGCTCGGCACGTTCGCAAAGCGCTGCTCGACCGGGCTAACGGGCGACCAGGTACACACTAACGACACGCTCTCGGGCACCGTGACGGTACAAGTGACCAATGTCGGAGTGACCGCGATTGTCGCGCCGACCGGCACAGTGGACTCGGGGACCGTCGTCGCGCCGCAAGCGCGGGTCAAGAACTACGGAACCCACGCCGCGACCTTCCCGGTTACCTTCCGCATCGGGGCCTTATACACCAACACCCAGACCGTGACCAGCCTGGCGGCCGGCGATTCGGCTCTGGTCAGCTTCACCAACTGGACCGCAGCCCCACGCGGCTTGCTGGCCACGCGCTGCTCCACCGCCTTGGTGAACGACCAGAACCACGCCAACGATACTCTGTCAGGCACGGTGACGGTGCGGGTTACAGATGTCGGCGTCAAAGCGATTATCGCCCCGACCGGAACAGTGGATTCGGGATCGACCATCACCCCGCAGGCCCGCGTGAAGAACTGCGGGACTAACACCGTGACATTCCCGGTCACCTTCCACATTGGTGCCGGGTACAACAATACCCAGACCGTCACCAACCTTGCATCCGGCGACTCGGCTCTGGTCAGCTTCGCCAACTGGACCGCAGGGCAGCGCGGCACCTATGCCACACGCTGCTCGACCAACCTGACCGGCGACCAGGTCCACACTAACGACACGCTCTCGGGCACCGTGACGGTGCGGGTAATCGATGTGGGCGTCACGGCGATTGTCGCGCCGCCCGATACCGTAGATTCGGGTGCCGTCTTAGCTCCACAGGCGCGGGTGAGAAACTACGGCACGGGTGCCGCGACGTTCCCGGTCACCTTCCGCATCAGTTCCGGCTACTCCAACACCCAGACGGTAACGAGCCTCGCGGCCGGCGACTCCATCATGGTCAGCTTCGCCAATTGGACCGCGGTGCAGCGCGGCAGCTTCGTCAAGAGCTGCTCCACTGGTCTCACCAGCGATGCTGTACCGACCAACGACACCATGTCCGGCACGGTCTATGTTGCTCCTGCGCCGACCGTCGACGTCGGCGTGTTAGCGCTTGTCGCGCCCGTCGGCACCCTGGACTCCGGCACGGTGGTCGCGCCGCAGGCGCGGGTCAAGAACTATGGGACCCACGCCGCGACCTTCCCGGTGACCTTCCACATAGGCGCGGGCTACACCAACACCCAGACCGTCACCAACCTCGCCTCCGGTGACTCGGTGCTGGTGAGCTTTGCCAACTGGTCTGCGGGCCCGCGCGGCTTGCTGGCCACGCGTTGCTCCACCGCCCTGACGAACGACCAGAACCACTACAACGACACGCTTTCAAGCACGGTGACGGTACGCGTAACCGATGTCGGCGTGACCGCTATTGTCGTGCCGCCCGACACGGTCGACTCCGGTGCTACTGTCACTCCG encodes the following:
- a CDS encoding CARDB domain-containing protein, with amino-acid sequence MKPNVCFRRLLVFAAVFIGRAVAQPQLPTNLPPGNGSAGSSAATRQSPIPQYPLHPCGLIREDPRTIPWLIQDKPHPGGARTFSVSGDISSQMPPVGDQGQQGSCTAWAVGYYQKTHYEWREYHWNDSTTSHEFSAAFVYNQIDGGADQGSSFSDAFSLIADQGCASVADCPYNQNDYTSWPSESAYAHAIPNRGSTGHWFWMKDTNGIKTAKQRIDSGLTTVIGISVYHNWDRIDSFGYKYCVADTPAGSYRGGHAITIVGYNDTLTTHDGPGAFRIINSWGTGWGQSGYAWMSYKAAIDSVLSQQSGWYLDDLVGYTPTMIGRVKITHPARDKIGIRMGVGRPSAPKWTKDFRAWRYPRTDQSFPNHNIVFDMTEGEPYVTDGQTDTVFVRAIDDVSDGKTGTINYFAAKHLVWNATAVSPDTPVSIPDYNVGVYARAKMVRPHDVGVTVILAPTGTVDSGSTITPQARVKNFGIDTTTFPVTFHIGSGYTNTQTVSNLKNGDSVVVSFANWTAGQRGTYATRCSTALTGDQNHANDTLGGSVTVRVTDVGVRTIIAPTGTVDSGTVITPQARVRNLGTQAATFPVTFRIGGSYTNTQTVTNLASGDSILVSFANWSASPRGVLATRCSTALTGDQVHSNDTLGGTVTVRVTDVGVKAIIAPTGTVDSGSSVTPQARVKNYGTVAATFPVTFRIGLSYNNTQTVTSLAAGDSVVVSFSSWTAGQRGTYATRCSTGLTGDQVHTNDTLSGSVTVRVTNVGVTAILVPPDTVDSGATITPQARVKNYGTDVVTFPVTFRIGTTYNNTQTVTNLASGDSALVSFSTWTPTQLGTFAKRCSTGLTGDQVHTNDTLSGTVTVQVTNVGVTAIVAPTGTVDSGTVVAPQARVKNYGTHAATFPVTFRIGALYTNTQTVTSLAAGDSALVSFTNWTAAPRGLLATRCSTALVNDQNHANDTLSGTVTVRVTDVGVKAIIAPTGTVDSGSTITPQARVKNCGTNTVTFPVTFHIGAGYNNTQTVTNLASGDSALVSFANWTAGQRGTYATRCSTNLTGDQVHTNDTLSGTVTVRVIDVGVTAIVAPPDTVDSGAVLAPQARVRNYGTGAATFPVTFRISSGYSNTQTVTSLAAGDSIMVSFANWTAVQRGSFVKSCSTGLTSDAVPTNDTMSGTVYVAPAPTVDVGVLALVAPVGTLDSGTVVAPQARVKNYGTHAATFPVTFHIGAGYTNTQTVTNLASGDSVLVSFANWSAGPRGLLATRCSTALTNDQNHYNDTLSSTVTVRVTDVGVTAIVVPPDTVDSGATVTPQARVRNYGTGAATFPVTFRISSGYSNTQTVTSLAAGDSALVSFSNWTAGQRGTYASRCSTNLTGDQVHANDTLPGSVTVRVRDVACTQFLAPPDTVDSGATITPRAVIKNLGTASETFNTRLAIGTGYADTVSVTVAAGKTDTVAFPNWTPLALGSFPVTCSTMLAADVDAGNNASRESIVVTPYGGVAEQSGMPKVFSLERPRPDPARGLASIRFGIPHLARASVVIRSANGAVVRTLCNSALPPAYYTMTWDGRDDRGRRVAPGIYFWRFESEGTVITRKAVRID